The Pseudomonas fulva 12-X sequence GACGCCCAGGTTGCCGGAAATGGTCGGCAGCGCGACGTTGGCGATAGTGGTGTCGAGCACCTGCATGAAGGTCGCCAGGGAGATACCGATGGTGGCCAGCAACATGCTGGCCGGACGGAAATTGGCGTCGCTCATGTCAGCCCTGCTTCGCCGGGGTGGCGCTCTGCGGACCGTTGTCGTGGATGATGCGCTCGATCAGCGCGTCGGCCTGGCCCATCGGAGCGTCGTAAACGGCGGTGCTGAAGCGCGCCTGCTTGGGCGTCTGGGTGGTGAGCTGGGCACCGTCCTGATCATGCAGGTCGACTGTCACGGTGGTGGACAGGCCGATGCGCAGCGGGTGCTTCTCCAGCGCCTCGTCGTCGAGGCGGATACGCACCGGCAGGCGCTGGACGATCTTGATCCAGTTGCCGCTGGCGTTCTGCGCCGGCAGCAGTGAGAAGGCGCTGCCAGTGCCGACGCCAAGGCTTTCCACGTGGCCTTGGTAGGTCACGTCATCGCCATACAGGTCGGCTTCGACGGTTACCGGTTGGCCAATGCGCATCTCGCGCAGCTGGGTTTCCTTGAAGTTGGCGTCGATCCAAACCTCATGCAGCGGCACCACGGCCATCAGCGCGGTACCGGGCTGGATACGCGCCCCCACCTGCACCGAACGGCGTGCCACGTAGCCGCTGACCGGCGCCACCAGAGTGCTGCGGGCGTTGTTGAGGAACGCCTGACGCAGCTGCGCGGCGGCGCTCTTCACGTCCGGGTGCGAGGCGATCACGGTGTCGTCGACCAGCGCCTTGTTGGTATCCAGTTGCTGCTCGGCGGACGTCAGGGCGCTCTGCGCGCTGTTCAGGGTGTCCTGGGCATGGGCCAGTTCCTCGCGGGAAATGGCGCCCTTGCCGGCCAGGGCCGCGCGGCGCTGATAGTCGGCCTTGGCGCGCTGCACGTCGATCTTGCGTGCGGCGACCTGGGCCTTGTAGCTATCGACATTACTAAACAGCCCGCGCACCTGGCGCACGGTGCGCGCCAGGTTGGCCTCGGCGCTCTGCTGGGCGACCTGGGTGTCGGCCGGGTCGAGCCACACCAGGGGCTGGCCGGCTTCGACGTAGTCGCCGTCATCCACGGCGATGCGGGTGACGGTGCCGGTGATCTGCGGGGTGATCTGCACCAGGTTGCCGCCCACGTAGGCGTCGTCGGTCTCTTCATAGAAGCGCCCGTACAGCTCGTGATAGGCGAAGACGGCCGCGCTGCCCAGCAAGACTATAAGGCCCAGGCCCAACAGCAGGCGTTTGCGCTTGCCCGAGTTCGGGTTGGCGGAGGTGGCTTGAGAGTCGGTCATGGCGAGTACTCAGCGTACGGAAGTGGATGATTGAGCAGGCGCCTCGAAGCCGCCGCCCAGGGCCTGCATCAGCAGCACCGAGGCGTCGATACGCTCGGCACGCAGGCTGGCCAGTTGTCGTTCGCTCTGCAGCAGCTGCTGCTCGACGCTCAGCGCGTCGAGGTAGTTGCCGATACCGTCGGCGTAGCGCTGCATGGCGATGTCGTAGGAACTGCGGGCGATATCGCGAGCCCGTTGTTGCTGCTCGATCTGCTGCTCCAGGGAGCGGATGCGGTTAATGCCGTCGGCGATATCACCCAGGGCGCCGACCAGGGTCTGGTTGTACTGGGCCACGGCCAGGTCGTAGTCGGCATTGCGGCCAGCCAGCGCGGCACGGCGAGCGCCACCATCGAAGATCGGCAGGCTCAGCGCCGGGCCGACATTGAAGAAGCGGCTGACGCCGCCGAACATGGCGTCGCCGAGCAGCGACTTGCTACCAGCCGCCACGCTCAGGTTGAGGTTGGGATAGAAATCGGCCTTGCTGGCGGTGATGTCCTTGCTGGCCGCTTCGACGCGCCAGCGGGCCGCGACCAGATCCGGGCGACGACCGAGCAGCTCGGCCGGCACGTTGGCGGGCAGGCTCATGGCATCCGGGGCGATCAGTTGCGGGCGCGGCAGCGTGTCGCCACGATCAGGGCCCTGGCCGAGCATCACCGCCAGGCGAATGCGTGCGCTGTCGACCGTTTGATTGGCGGCGGTCAGGCTGGCTTCGGCGGCAGCTTCCAAGCTCTGGGTCTGCTGCAGTTGATATTCGCTGTCGAGCCCAGCGTCGACCCGGCTGCGCGCCAGGTCGAGCATGTCGCGGCTGCGCTTGAGGTCCTGCTCGGCCAGATCCCGGGCGGCGTAGGCCAGGCCAAGATCGTTGTAGGCGCGGGTCACCTCGGCGGCCAGGGTCAGACGGGCGCCCTGCTGGTCCACCTCGCTAGCGCGGGCACGGCCCAGGGCCGCTTCCCAGGCGGCACGATCACCGCCCCACAAATCGAAGTGGTAGCCACCTTCCAGCGACAGGCTGCGCAAGGTGCTATAGCGCCGGCCCTGCCCGCTGGGATCGTCGACCCGGGCCAGACGCGAGCGGGTGACGCCGGCATTGGCATCCAGCGTCGGCTGGCGTTGTGCATCGGCGGCCAGCACGGCGGCGTTAGCCTGGCGAGCGCGAGCATCGGCGACCTGCAGATCCGGGTTACTGCGCAGGGCTTCTTCGATCAGCGCGTTGAGCTGTGGATCGCCCAGGCGGTTCCACCAGTCGCTGGCTGGCCAGGCGGCCGTCGACAGGTTGCCGGTGAAGGTATGCCCTTGCAGGCTGGCGGCGTCCAAGGTGTGGCCTTCGGTGTGCAGGCCGTCCTGGGAGGCACAGGCGGCCAGCAACAGGGCGCTGAAAAGCAGGGATAAAGGCGTACGCAACGGCATGGTGTTCATCATTCTCCTGGCAGCTCTGGCAAGGCGTCGGCGGCCATCAGCATCTTTTTCATCAGGCGTTGGAATTCGTCGAGTTCGGCGCGGGTCAGGCAGCCGGTCAGCTCGTTGGTGGCATCGGCGGCGATCTGCGGCACCCGCACGCCAAGCGCCTCGCCGGCCTCGGTCAGCTTGAGGCGAACCTGGCGGCGGTCTTCATGGCTGCGTTCGCGGGTGAGCAAACCCTTCTGTTCCAGGCGGTCGAGCATGCGGGTCATCGCCCCGCTGTCGAGGCTGAGCAGGCGCACCAGATCGGCGGGCGTGCTGGCGCGGCTCTGGCTGATCAGCAGCACTACCTTGAACTGCGCGGCCGTCACGCCGTGGTCCACCAGGTGGCGTTCCAGCAGGCGATCCTTGAGCTGATTGGTCAGCGCAATCAGGTGGCCGGGTGAGTGCTGCAGCGAAAATCGCTCGCGGTCGAAATGTGGCATCGGCAATTACCTGCCCAGGCAGTGAATGCCATGCAGATTACTGCCCAGGCAGCGATCAGCCCAATTACATTTTGTAATACTCAACATCGACAACAGACATACTTTGAAATAATCAGCGTTATGGGACTGACTGTCGGGTGTGGGGCGGGTTCAGGGGATTTATGTAGCCGAGGTTGAGCGCGAGATCGTTCCCGGGTTTCGCAGGCTCAACCCAGGCTACGGTCGGGTAGCCCGCCGTCGAGCGAAGAGACACGCAGGATTACTTCAGCCACAGCCATTCTCTGGTCGCGCTTCCCTGCTCACTCAACGAACGTGCAAAACGCTTCCAGAGGCAGGCGTTCGCTGACTAGCCGATTGACCGGCGCTTCGGGGTCGGTATAGCCCACGGCGATGGCGCAGTGCAGCATGCGTTCGGCCGGGAGCTGCAGAAATTCTTCGACGCTACGGTGATAACGCGCCCAGCAAGCCTGCGGGCAACTGTCCAGGCCGTGCTCCTTGAGCAGCAGCATCAGGCTCTGCTGGTACATGCCCAGATCGGCCCACTGCCCCGGTCCCATGCAACGGTCCACGGAAAAGAACAACGCACAGGGCGCCTCGAAGAAGCGGAAGTTGCGGGCGAACCAGGCCAGGCGCGCGGGTTTGTCGTCGCGGCCGATGCCCAGCAGCGCATACATCTGCTCGCCCACCTCGAAGCGCGAGGTGCGGTACGGCTCCTGCAGGGGCTGCGGGTACACGGCGTAGTCGGCAGGATCGGGCTCTGGATCGCTCGCCAGCCGCTCGGCGATATGCGCAACGAAACGCTTCAGCACCTCGCCCTGCAACACATGAATGCGCCAGGGCTGCAGGTTGCCACTGGAAGGTGACCGCGCCGCCCGCTCCAGCAACTCGCGCAGCAAGGCCGGCGGCACCGGCCGGTCGAGAAAGGCGCGTATGCTGCGACGCTCACGCAAAGCCTGGCTGACCTTCATTGCCTCTCCTCGCTAGTAATTAAGCGCCATCAAAACAAAGGCCGCCTCCCGAGGGAAGCGGCCCGTGTTTCGAGCGATTCAACCTTCCATCACTGCGCCTGATTGGACGCCTCGGCCGCCTTGATCAGGTCAGCGCCGATCTCACCCTCGAACTTCTTCCAGACCGGGCGCATGGCTTCGCGCCACTTCTCGCGCTCCTCAGGGGTCAGCTCGATGATCTCGCTGGTGCCGGCCTTGACGATGGCCGCGCGGGCTTCCTTGTTCAGATCATCGGCCTGACGGTTCACCTCGGCGGTAACCTCGACCATGATCTTGTCCAGCTCGCTGCGCACGTCTTCCGGCAGGCCGTTCCAGAACTTGGTGTTGGTGATCACCATGTAATCGATCAGGCCGTGGTTGGATTCGGTGAAGAACGGCTGCACCTCATGGACCTTCTGGCTGAAGTAGTTCGACCAGGTGTTCTCGGTACCGTTGACCACACCGGTCTGCAGGCCCTGATAGACCTCGGCGAAGCTCATCTTGCGCGGCGCGGCGCGCAGCACCTTGAACTGCTCGTCGAGCACCGCCGAGGCCTGCACCCGGAACTTCAGGCCGCGGGCATCCTTGGGCTCGTGCATCGCCTTGTTCGACGAAAGCTGCTTGAGGCCGTTGTGCCAGTAGGCCAGGCCGGTGATGCCCTTGCCTTCCATGCTGGTCAGCAGCGCCTTGCCCTGCTCACTGGCCTGGAAGCGGTCGACCGCCTCCATGTTGTCGAACAGGAACGGCAGGTCATAGATCTGGATCGGCTTGGCGTAATGCTCGAACTTGGCCAACGATGGCGCCAGTAACTGCACGTCACCGAGCAGCAGCGCCTCCATCTCCTTGCCATCGCCGAACAGCGAGGAGTTCGGGTAGACCTCGACCTTGACGCGTCCCGGCAGGCGCTCTTCGGCCAACTTCTTGAACATCAGCGCGCCCTGCCCCTTGGGCGTGTGTTCGGCGACCACGTGGGCGAACTTGATGCTGATGGGCGACGAGTCGGCGGCGTACGCCCCCCCGGCTACGGAGACGGCGACAGCGCAGACCAGCGCCTTGAGAGAAAGCTTGAGCATGGGTGTACCTCATCTTGTTTTTGTAAGTAGGTAGTGAACGAGCCTGTTGCCTGTTTACAACGCGCCGCGGGCGGCGCGGAATTCGTGATTGTGCAAAGGCGCGTTCGGCAGCGCCGAACGCGGCCCGAGGGATCAGCCCGTGCCGCCGGCCCGCGCGACGATGCGCCGGGCGCGGCCGACCACCGGCGCGTCGACCATCTGGCCATCGACCACGAACACCCCGTCGCCACCCTCGCCGGCCTGTAGCACCCGGCGCGCCCAATCCAGCTCTTCGGCCGCGGGCACCAGGGCCTGGTGCACTACGGCAACCTGGCTGGGGTGGATGCACAGCAGGCCGCCGAAACCCATGTCGTGGGCGTCACGGCTGGCACGGTCGAGGCCGGCCTGATCCTGAATCGCCGGAAACACGCTATCGAGCGGCGCCGCCAGATTGGCCAGGCGGCTATGTAGCAGGATTGCGTAGCGGGCCTGATCGAGCAGGCGCTCGGCGGCCGCGGTGCCGCTGTTCAGGCCAAGGTCGAGGCCCAGGTCCAGGCCGCCGAAGGACAACCGTTCGACGCCTGGAGCCGCGGCGATGGCCGGCAGTTCGTGCAGGCCACGGGCGCTTTCGATGATCGGCCAGACCGGCTTGCCGGCCTCGGTGACGCGAACCACTTGCGCGGCACTTTCCACCTTGGGCAGCAAAACGCCGATCACCCCGCCATGGCGCTGGCACAAGGCGATATCGGCGGCGTGGCCTGCGTGCTCCGGCGAGTTGATGCGCACCAGCAGGCGCGCTTCCGGGTTGCCCGCCAGAAAGCGCTCGAGGTTGTCCCGCGCTTCGACCTTGAGGCTTTCCTGTACTGCATCTTCGAGGTCGACGATCACCACGTCGGCGCCAGCGGCCAGGGCCTTTGGGATGCGCTCGGGTCGTGAGGCCGGGACGAACAATGCGGTACGAATGATTTGTCTGGTCATGGAAGCGGATCCCTGACGTGAATGTGAATGAATAAAGTGAAATGCCTGGCGATGACCGGCGGTTGGAAGGCAGATAGAGGACATCGGGCGCCGCCGTTTTTGTAAGGGCTTTAGCCCCGAGCTCTTTGCGCGCTAATAAAGCTCGGGGCTAAAGCCCCTCCTACGATTTACGCGACCGGCCGTCTTCACCACAAACCGACCAACCTCAAACCACCCCACTCACCTTCAATCCCGCTATCTGCGCCTCGCCATAACCCAGTTCGGCCAGCAGCGCTTCGGTGTGCTCGCCGAGCGCGGGCACGGGGTCCATGCGGGGGGCGAAGGCGCTGTTGCTGCCCGGCGGCAGCAACGCGGGCAAGCTGCCGGCGGGGCTGTCGACCTGGCGCCAGCGGTCGCGTGCCTTGAGCTGCGGATGAGCCCAGACGCCGGCCATGTCATTGACGTGGGCATTGGCGATCTGCGCCTGTTCCAGCCGCTCGATGACTTGCTCGGCACTCAGCGCCGCGAAGGTCTCGACGATGATGCCGCGCAGCACCTCGCGGTTGGCCGAGCGCTTGAAATTGGCTGAAAAACGCTCGTCGCCTGCCAGCTCGGGCTGCAACAGCACCCGCTCGCAGAACGCCTGCCACTCCCGTTCGTTCTGCAGGCCGAGCATCACCGTGCCGCTATCACCGGCAGGGAACGGGCCGTAGGGATAGATGGTCGAGTGGGCGGCCCCGGCACGCGGCGGCGGCGTGGCACCGTCGTACGCGTAATACAGGGGATAACCCATCCACTCGACCAGGCTCTCGAGCATGCTCACGTCGATGCGGCTGCCCAGACCGGTCTTGCCGCGCAGCAGTAGGGCCGAAAGGATATTGCTGTAGGCATACATGCCGGCGGCGATATCGGCGATGGAGCAACCGGCCTTGGCCAGCTGGTCGTCACCCGCGCCGCCAGTCACCGACAGGAAGCCGCCCTCGCTCTGGATCAGCAGGTCATAGGCCTTTTTCTTCTCGTAGCTGCCGCCCTCGCCGTAGCCGGAGATGTCACAGACGATCAGCTTCGGGAAGCGCTCATGCAGCGCTTCGAACGACAGGCCCATACGCGCCGCCGCACCCGGCGCGAGGTTCTGCACCAGCACATCGGCCTTGGCCAGCAGGCTGTCGAGCACGTCGCTGGCGTCGTCCTGCTTGAGGTCCAGGGTCAGGCTTTCCTTGGAGCGGTTGGTCCATACGAAGTGGGAGGCCAGGCCATTGACGCGCTCGTCGTAGCCGCGGGCGAAGTCGCCGCTGCCCGGCCGCTCGACCTTAATCACCCGAGCGCCCATGTCGGCGAGTTGGCGGGTGCAGAACGGCGCGGCGATGGCATGTTCCAGGCTGACCACGGTGATGCCGTCCAGTGGCCGGGGTTGTTGTGCGTTGTTCATGTGCGCGTCCTCGGTCAGGCCAGGTTGCTCAGGTCGTCGGTCTCGCGCAGGCGCCAAACCCTGGCGATCAGCTCGCCCGCCTCATCGCTGCCGCGTTTGCCGGCGAAGGCCAGCAGGCGGCGGAACTTGTCTTCCAGCTCCGTGCGGCTGAGGGTGTTGCCCGGATCGCCCTTGGGCTCGTCGATGGCGCCATGCAGGGTGCGACCGTCGGTGGTGACCACCTCGACGCGCCCCAGCCAGCGCGCCGGATAGGCGCCGTCCACCTCGGGGTCGAGGCGCATGCTGACCTTGTCGCGAAACTCGGCGACATCGTCATCGTTGAGCGACAGGTTCTCGAACTCGGTGAGCTGCGCCTTGCCATGCACGGCGATCAGGCCGAGCACGGTGCCCATGGAAAACTTGGCCTGGTGCACGGTCTGCGGTACCACCACGCGACCGAGCACATCGATGGCGCCCTGGTGCACATGGGTGATGACCTTGGCGATATCGCAATGGCGCAGGCCTTCGCGCTGCATGAGATCGAGCAGCGCATCGGCGGCCGGATGGGTATGACGGCAGGAGGCGTGGAACTTGAACGAGGTTTCGACCAGCGCCCAGCGGCTGCCGAGGCGATCGGACAGCTTGCTCGGATCGGCGTCGCTGGACATGCCGGCGGCCATGCCCTGCTCGCCCTCGAGAATATTCTGCGCGCCGGTCAGGCCATGGGCGGTGAAGTACGCGGCCAGCAGGCCATCGGCGGCAGCCTTGGCGGTGTGCAGTTGCTTGGAGTCGGCGGCGTCGCGCAGGAACTCCCACAGCCCGGCGGCCTGGGTGCCGGCATTGCCGAGCAGATGCACGAACTGCTTGTGGTCGAAGTTCAGCAACTTGCCCACGGCCACGGCGGCGGCCAGGGTGCCGACCGTCGCCGTGGTGTGGAAGATGCGGTAGTGCGAGCGGCCGAGGAATTCGCCGATGCGGATGCCCGCCTCGTAACCGGCCACCGAGGCCAGCAACAGCTCGCGGCCGGACTTGCCGAGATCCTGCGCAGCCGCCAGGGCCGCGGGGAACACCACGGTGGCCGGGTGCAGCACCGAGCTGTTATGCAGGTCGTCCTGCTCCACCAGGTGCGACGACGCGCCGTTGACCAGCGCGGCGAAGTACGCCGAGGTGCCGCGCCCGTTGACCAGAATGCGCGCTGGGCCATCGGCCGGGCCCATCTTCTGAGCGTAGGCCTCGAACAGCGGGATCGGCCTTGCACCTTCACTGGCCAGGGCCGAGCCGAGCCAGTCGAGGAACAGGTCTTCGGTGCGATCGAGCACGTAGTCAGGCAGATCGTCGTAACGCAACTCGGCGAGGAAACTTGCCAAGGCTTGGGTATGGCTCATGACAGGCTCCTCAAAAGCTGCGCGGCAGCTCGAGCAAATGCTCGGCCACGTAGGACATGATCAGGTTGGTGGAGATCGGCGCCACCTGGTACAGGCGGGTCTCGCGGAACTTGCGCTCGACGTCGTATTCGTTGGCAAAGCCGAAGCCGCCGTGGGTCTGCAGGCAGGCGTTGGCCGCCGCCCAGGAAGCCTCCGCCGCCAGGTACTTGGCCATGTTGGCGCTGGCCCCGGCGTTCTCGCCGCGGTCGTACTGCTCGCAAGCCCGCCAGCGCATCAGGTCGGCGGCCTCCACTTCGATGTGCGCCTTGGCGATGGGAAACTGCACGCCCTGGTTCTGGCCAATCGGGCGGCCGAACACCACGCGATCACGGGCGTAGGCACTGGCCTTCTCGATGAACCAGCGACCATCGCCGATGCACTCGGCAGCGATCAGCGTGCGCTCGGCGTTGAGGCCATCGAGGATATAGCGAAAGCCCTTGCCCTCGTCGCCGATCAGGCTGCTGGCGGGAATTTCCAGGTTGTCGAAGAACAGCTCGTTGGTCTCGTGGTTGACCATGTTGGCGATCGGCTGCACGGTCAGGCCGTTGCCGATGGCCTCGCGCAGGTCGACCAGGAAGATCGACATGCCTTCGGATTTCTTCTTCACCTCGGCGAGCGGCGTGGTGCGTGCCAGCAGGATCATCAGGTCGGAGTGCTGGATGCGCGAGATCCACACCTTCTGGCCGTTGATCACGTACTTGTCGCCCTGGCGCACGGCGGTGGTCTTGATCTTGGTGGTGTCGGTGCCGGTGGTCGGCTCGGTCACGCCCATGGACTGCAGGCGCAGCTCGCCGCTGGCCAGCTTCGGCAGGTAGTAGCTTTTCTGCGCGTCGCTGCCGTTACGCAGCAGGGTGAACATGTTGTACATCTGCCCGTGGATGGTGCCGGAGTTACCACCGCAGCGGTTCACTTCCTCGAGGATCACCGATGCCTCGGCCAGGCCCAGGCCGGAACCGCCGTATTCTTCCGGGATCATCGCCGATAGCCAGCCGGCTTCGGTCATGGCGCTGACGAAGGCCTCGGGAAAGCCCTTCTCCTCGTCGATCTTGCGCCAGTATTCGGCCGGGAATTCGGCGCACAGGCCACGTACGCCTTCGCGGATGAAATTCAGTTCTTCGCTCTGCTGCGGGGTCATCTCAGTTCCTCGATTCTTGTTATTTTCGCGGCCGATAGCGGCGGATCGGTGAAACGTGATCCACCCTCGGCTCAATCATTCGAATTCCACTTCGGCCTGCTGGGCCATGCCCGCGGCATTACCCGCCCACAACTGCGCCCTGCCCGGCTCATCGACTCGCCCGGCCACCTCGAAGGGTTCGGGCGCAACCAGCGGGCGCAGGCCGCGGTAGGCGAAACGGCGCAGCCGCGCCTGGGGCTGGGCGCGGCAGAACGCGCGCAGGTTGAGGGTGGCGATCAGCGGGCCATGCACGACCAGGCCGGCGTAACCTTCGGTTTCGGTGACATAGGGCCAGTCGTAATGGATGCGATGGCCGTTGAAGGTCACCGCGCTGTAGCGAAACAGCAGCGTCGGGCTCGGCACCACGCCTTCTCGCCAGTCACCAGCTGGCAGCGCTTCGCCAGCGCCGCCCTTGGGTGGGCTCGGTTCGCGGTAGACGATGTCCTGCTCCTCGCGGATCGCCAGTTCGCCGTCCTGCAGGTAGTCGTGCTGCACAGTGACGAACAGCAGCGCGCCGGTGCGCCCGTGCTTTTCCTCGATGTGCTTGATGGTCGAGACCCGGGTGGCCTCGCCGCCGACCCGCAGGGGCGCGATGAACTCGACGCGCCCACCGGCCCACATGCGATTGCGGTTGTCCGCCGGTGGCAGGAAGCCGCCGCGTGCCGGGTGCCCGTCGCCACCCAGGCCGCTCTCGGCGATGGGGTCCTGGAAGAATGCCCAATGCCAGAGCGGCGGCAGCGCCTCACCATGGGCGGGGGTGTCCTCGCCCAGGGTCGCGGCGATGCGCTTGACCAGGTTACGGCTCAGTTGATCGTGGGCTTCTTCGGTGCGGCCGATCCAGGCTGCGAAGGCAGAGTCACTCATGGTCGATCCCGGCTTGTTCTTGGAGTGCAGGCAGCATGCAATCCGATGAACGTTCCGAGAATCCGCATTTATTTAAGCCGGCGTTCGGCTAAGCTGAACGCCATTTTGCAACTCGCCCCAGAGCCGCCATGCACTTCGACCTGCCGGATTTGCGCCTCTTCATCCATATCGCCGAATCGCCAAGCCTGACCCAGGGCGCACGCCGTGCCTCCCTGTCGCCAGCGGCGGCCAGCGCGCGCATCAAGGCGCTGGAAGGCCAGCTGGATACTCGCCTGCTGTACCGCGACAGCCGCGGCGTGGAGCTGACGCCAGCCGGCCAGCGCCTGCTGCAGCACGCGCGACTGATCATGCGCCAGGTCGATTACCTGAAAAGCGAGTTCACCGAATACGGCAGCGATTCGGCCGGGCATATCCGCATCTTCGCCAACACCACAGCGGTGACCGAATTCCTGCCCGAGGTGCTGGCTGGCTTCCTTGCCGAGCGCCCCGGCGTGACGGTGGACCTGCAGGAGCGCCTGAGCCGCGATATCGTGCGTGGCGTGCTCGACGGCGGCGCCGACCTGGGCATCATCGCCGGCCCGGTGGAAGCGGCCGGCCTGCAGGTGCTGCACTTCAGCACCGACCGCCTGGTGCTGGTGGTGCCGGCCGGCCACCCGCTGGCCGGCCGCGAACGCGTCAGCCTGCGCGATACGCTGCAGTACCAGCACATCGGCCTGCACGACGGCAGCACCCTGCTGACCTTTTTGCGCGAGCATGTCGAGACGCTGGGCGGCACTCTGTCGCTGCGCATCCAGATGTCCGGTTTCGAAGCCATCTGCCGCATGGTCGAGGCCAACGTCGGCATCGGCATCATTCCCGAGTCCGCCGCCAGCCGGCACCGTCGCACCATGAAACTGCACACCATCGAACTCGACGAGCCCTGGGCCGTGCGCGAACGCAGCATGCTGGTACGCGACCTCGAAGCCTTGCCGGGCAGCGTGCGGGCGTTGATCGCGACGTTGCTGCCGGAATCGACGGCGAACTGATCGATCACGCCAGACACGACGCGAAGCCGATCACACCTGTGGTCGGCATTGCTGGCAAAACGCCTTGTCGATCTCTAGAATCGTCGCCGCAGGAAGCACCCCGCACCCGTCCAGGGTCAGCGTCATGGATAG is a genomic window containing:
- a CDS encoding efflux RND transporter periplasmic adaptor subunit; this encodes MTDSQATSANPNSGKRKRLLLGLGLIVLLGSAAVFAYHELYGRFYEETDDAYVGGNLVQITPQITGTVTRIAVDDGDYVEAGQPLVWLDPADTQVAQQSAEANLARTVRQVRGLFSNVDSYKAQVAARKIDVQRAKADYQRRAALAGKGAISREELAHAQDTLNSAQSALTSAEQQLDTNKALVDDTVIASHPDVKSAAAQLRQAFLNNARSTLVAPVSGYVARRSVQVGARIQPGTALMAVVPLHEVWIDANFKETQLREMRIGQPVTVEADLYGDDVTYQGHVESLGVGTGSAFSLLPAQNASGNWIKIVQRLPVRIRLDDEALEKHPLRIGLSTTVTVDLHDQDGAQLTTQTPKQARFSTAVYDAPMGQADALIERIIHDNGPQSATPAKQG
- a CDS encoding efflux transporter outer membrane subunit, whose product is MNTMPLRTPLSLLFSALLLAACASQDGLHTEGHTLDAASLQGHTFTGNLSTAAWPASDWWNRLGDPQLNALIEEALRSNPDLQVADARARQANAAVLAADAQRQPTLDANAGVTRSRLARVDDPSGQGRRYSTLRSLSLEGGYHFDLWGGDRAAWEAALGRARASEVDQQGARLTLAAEVTRAYNDLGLAYAARDLAEQDLKRSRDMLDLARSRVDAGLDSEYQLQQTQSLEAAAEASLTAANQTVDSARIRLAVMLGQGPDRGDTLPRPQLIAPDAMSLPANVPAELLGRRPDLVAARWRVEAASKDITASKADFYPNLNLSVAAGSKSLLGDAMFGGVSRFFNVGPALSLPIFDGGARRAALAGRNADYDLAVAQYNQTLVGALGDIADGINRIRSLEQQIEQQQRARDIARSSYDIAMQRYADGIGNYLDALSVEQQLLQSERQLASLRAERIDASVLLMQALGGGFEAPAQSSTSVR
- a CDS encoding MarR family winged helix-turn-helix transcriptional regulator, translated to MPHFDRERFSLQHSPGHLIALTNQLKDRLLERHLVDHGVTAAQFKVVLLISQSRASTPADLVRLLSLDSGAMTRMLDRLEQKGLLTRERSHEDRRQVRLKLTEAGEALGVRVPQIAADATNELTGCLTRAELDEFQRLMKKMLMAADALPELPGE
- a CDS encoding nitroreductase, which produces MKVSQALRERRSIRAFLDRPVPPALLRELLERAARSPSSGNLQPWRIHVLQGEVLKRFVAHIAERLASDPEPDPADYAVYPQPLQEPYRTSRFEVGEQMYALLGIGRDDKPARLAWFARNFRFFEAPCALFFSVDRCMGPGQWADLGMYQQSLMLLLKEHGLDSCPQACWARYHRSVEEFLQLPAERMLHCAIAVGYTDPEAPVNRLVSERLPLEAFCTFVE
- a CDS encoding TRAP transporter substrate-binding protein, giving the protein MLKLSLKALVCAVAVSVAGGAYAADSSPISIKFAHVVAEHTPKGQGALMFKKLAEERLPGRVKVEVYPNSSLFGDGKEMEALLLGDVQLLAPSLAKFEHYAKPIQIYDLPFLFDNMEAVDRFQASEQGKALLTSMEGKGITGLAYWHNGLKQLSSNKAMHEPKDARGLKFRVQASAVLDEQFKVLRAAPRKMSFAEVYQGLQTGVVNGTENTWSNYFSQKVHEVQPFFTESNHGLIDYMVITNTKFWNGLPEDVRSELDKIMVEVTAEVNRQADDLNKEARAAIVKAGTSEIIELTPEEREKWREAMRPVWKKFEGEIGADLIKAAEASNQAQ
- a CDS encoding HpcH/HpaI aldolase/citrate lyase family protein — protein: MTRQIIRTALFVPASRPERIPKALAAGADVVIVDLEDAVQESLKVEARDNLERFLAGNPEARLLVRINSPEHAGHAADIALCQRHGGVIGVLLPKVESAAQVVRVTEAGKPVWPIIESARGLHELPAIAAAPGVERLSFGGLDLGLDLGLNSGTAAAERLLDQARYAILLHSRLANLAAPLDSVFPAIQDQAGLDRASRDAHDMGFGGLLCIHPSQVAVVHQALVPAAEELDWARRVLQAGEGGDGVFVVDGQMVDAPVVGRARRIVARAGGTG
- a CDS encoding CaiB/BaiF CoA transferase family protein, which translates into the protein MNNAQQPRPLDGITVVSLEHAIAAPFCTRQLADMGARVIKVERPGSGDFARGYDERVNGLASHFVWTNRSKESLTLDLKQDDASDVLDSLLAKADVLVQNLAPGAAARMGLSFEALHERFPKLIVCDISGYGEGGSYEKKKAYDLLIQSEGGFLSVTGGAGDDQLAKAGCSIADIAAGMYAYSNILSALLLRGKTGLGSRIDVSMLESLVEWMGYPLYYAYDGATPPPRAGAAHSTIYPYGPFPAGDSGTVMLGLQNEREWQAFCERVLLQPELAGDERFSANFKRSANREVLRGIIVETFAALSAEQVIERLEQAQIANAHVNDMAGVWAHPQLKARDRWRQVDSPAGSLPALLPPGSNSAFAPRMDPVPALGEHTEALLAELGYGEAQIAGLKVSGVV
- a CDS encoding MmgE/PrpD family protein; translation: MSHTQALASFLAELRYDDLPDYVLDRTEDLFLDWLGSALASEGARPIPLFEAYAQKMGPADGPARILVNGRGTSAYFAALVNGASSHLVEQDDLHNSSVLHPATVVFPAALAAAQDLGKSGRELLLASVAGYEAGIRIGEFLGRSHYRIFHTTATVGTLAAAVAVGKLLNFDHKQFVHLLGNAGTQAAGLWEFLRDAADSKQLHTAKAAADGLLAAYFTAHGLTGAQNILEGEQGMAAGMSSDADPSKLSDRLGSRWALVETSFKFHASCRHTHPAADALLDLMQREGLRHCDIAKVITHVHQGAIDVLGRVVVPQTVHQAKFSMGTVLGLIAVHGKAQLTEFENLSLNDDDVAEFRDKVSMRLDPEVDGAYPARWLGRVEVVTTDGRTLHGAIDEPKGDPGNTLSRTELEDKFRRLLAFAGKRGSDEAGELIARVWRLRETDDLSNLA
- a CDS encoding acyl-CoA dehydrogenase family protein, with protein sequence MTPQQSEELNFIREGVRGLCAEFPAEYWRKIDEEKGFPEAFVSAMTEAGWLSAMIPEEYGGSGLGLAEASVILEEVNRCGGNSGTIHGQMYNMFTLLRNGSDAQKSYYLPKLASGELRLQSMGVTEPTTGTDTTKIKTTAVRQGDKYVINGQKVWISRIQHSDLMILLARTTPLAEVKKKSEGMSIFLVDLREAIGNGLTVQPIANMVNHETNELFFDNLEIPASSLIGDEGKGFRYILDGLNAERTLIAAECIGDGRWFIEKASAYARDRVVFGRPIGQNQGVQFPIAKAHIEVEAADLMRWRACEQYDRGENAGASANMAKYLAAEASWAAANACLQTHGGFGFANEYDVERKFRETRLYQVAPISTNLIMSYVAEHLLELPRSF